The Magnetospirillum sp. XM-1 genomic interval AGGCCGAGGAGGCCGGCACCCGGCTGGACCGCTGGCTGGCGGCCCGCCTGCCGGACCTGTCGCGCACCCGCATCAAGGCGCTGATCGAGGACGGCCGGGTCAGTCTGGCCGGGACGACCATATCCGACGCCTCGCTGAGGGTCAAACCCGGCCAGCGCTTCGCCGTCGAGGTTCCCCCCGACGCCCCGGCCGAGCCCGAGGCCCAGGACATCGCGCTGAACGTGGTCTACGAGGACGAGGACCTCATCGTCATCGACAAGCCGGCCGGCATGGTGGTCCACCCGGCCCCCGGCAATCCCGACGAAACCCTGGTCAACGCCCTGCTGGCCCATTGCGGCGAATCCCTGGCCGGCATCGGCGGCGTCAGGCGCCCCGGCATCGTGCACCGCATCGACAAGGACACCAGCGGCCTGCTGGTCGCCGCCAAGACCGACGCCGCCCACCGCGGATTGTCGGCCCAATTCGCCGCGCATTCCCTGGAACGCGCCTACTGGGCCCTGGTCTGGGGCACGCCCAGTCCCCGCCAGGGCGAGATCGAGGGCAATATCGGCCGCAACCCCAACGACCGCAAGAAGATGGCGGTGGTCAAATCCGGCGGCAAGCCGGCGCTGACCCGCTACCGGGTCCTGAAGAGCTTCGCCGGCGGCGCCGTCAGTCTGGTGGAGTGCCGGCTGGCCACGGGGCGCACCCACCAGATCCGCGTCCACATGACCAGCATCGGCCACCCGCTGGTCGGGGATTCCGTCTATGGGCGCATTCGCGGTAGCCGGAGAGTGGTCCTACCACCTGAGGTGAGGGAGGCCGTGACCGGTTTTCCGCGCCAGGCCCTTCATG includes:
- a CDS encoding RluA family pseudouridine synthase, with translation MDIPVTQHLTPAAVEAEEAGTRLDRWLAARLPDLSRTRIKALIEDGRVSLAGTTISDASLRVKPGQRFAVEVPPDAPAEPEAQDIALNVVYEDEDLIVIDKPAGMVVHPAPGNPDETLVNALLAHCGESLAGIGGVRRPGIVHRIDKDTSGLLVAAKTDAAHRGLSAQFAAHSLERAYWALVWGTPSPRQGEIEGNIGRNPNDRKKMAVVKSGGKPALTRYRVLKSFAGGAVSLVECRLATGRTHQIRVHMTSIGHPLVGDSVYGRIRGSRRVVLPPEVREAVTGFPRQALHAYLLGFSHPTKGYEVRFESRMALDINQLIQILEVL